A stretch of Candidatus Eisenbacteria bacterium DNA encodes these proteins:
- a CDS encoding phytanoyl-CoA dioxygenase family protein, producing the protein MELPPLDFDDVHRRVLSERLRTGIGRMAAADVAGVPSIALRLVDGRSYRLTPDGGEIRIEAGDDATTVVLMDEDAWCDFARELATAAGLLYGDRLRFVAGGSPDLERWEPALRALYSGRSIFDPRHTVLRGRDGVALDPSRSFALGDPDDELRDFLHATGYLHVRSVFTRDEIARLVEVVERHQSEAKPGDGRSWWAKRTDGAQVLCRLIYLGLVSPEIAALADDPRLRRLAALSDTPLRAVHDHSDGDSVVIKNANVSEGLSDLPWHRDCGLGGHPVRCPSINLGVQLDAATEASGRLHFVPGSWRGSCHRSDLSRAATVAVDTEPGDCTLHFGDVMHAAPPPTGTGPGRRALYVTYMPHEADAFIPAGKSYNDVILKRVGGL; encoded by the coding sequence TCTCGGAGCGATTGCGCACCGGGATCGGCCGCATGGCGGCGGCCGACGTCGCCGGCGTGCCCTCGATCGCGCTCCGTCTCGTGGACGGCCGATCGTACCGCTTGACACCGGACGGAGGAGAGATCCGCATCGAAGCCGGCGACGACGCGACCACGGTCGTCCTGATGGACGAGGACGCCTGGTGCGACTTCGCCCGCGAGCTGGCGACGGCGGCGGGCCTCCTCTACGGCGATCGCCTGCGCTTCGTCGCCGGCGGATCACCGGACCTGGAGCGCTGGGAGCCTGCGCTGCGCGCGCTCTACAGCGGCCGGTCCATCTTCGATCCGAGACACACGGTGCTCCGCGGGCGCGACGGCGTGGCGCTCGACCCGAGCCGCAGCTTCGCGCTCGGCGATCCCGACGACGAGCTGCGGGACTTCCTGCACGCGACGGGCTACCTCCACGTGCGGAGCGTCTTCACCCGGGACGAGATCGCCCGCCTCGTCGAGGTCGTCGAACGCCACCAGTCGGAGGCGAAGCCCGGTGACGGGCGCTCCTGGTGGGCGAAGCGGACCGACGGAGCGCAGGTTCTCTGCCGCCTCATCTATCTCGGGCTCGTGTCGCCGGAGATCGCGGCCCTCGCCGACGATCCGCGGCTGCGTCGCCTGGCCGCGCTCTCCGACACGCCGCTGCGGGCCGTGCACGACCACAGCGACGGCGACTCGGTCGTCATCAAGAACGCGAACGTGTCCGAAGGCCTCTCGGACCTTCCGTGGCATCGCGACTGCGGCCTCGGGGGGCATCCCGTACGGTGCCCCTCGATCAACCTCGGCGTGCAGCTCGATGCGGCGACGGAAGCGAGCGGCCGCCTCCATTTCGTTCCAGGGTCGTGGCGGGGATCGTGTCACCGCAGCGACCTCTCGCGTGCCGCGACCGTCGCCGTCGACACGGAGCCCGGCGACTGCACGCTCCACTTCGGCGACGTGATGCACGCCGCGCCGCCACCTACCGGCACCGGCCCGGGCCGCCGCGCCTTGTACGTGACCTACATGCCCCACGAAGCCGACGCGTTCATTCCCGCGGGCAAGAGCTACAACGACGTCATCCTGAAGCGCGTCGGCGGGCTCTAG
- a CDS encoding NAD(P)-dependent oxidoreductase, translating to MRVLVHLGDSFAAQIAEAVPGVETIVIPTADPIDPQLRADALLTLPWGTPNLAEVLATTGVRWIHTVGTGVDRFPLDVVGDRLLTCSRGASAIPIAEWVLAQMLAFEKNLPAEWLRAFPSSWNFRPTMGGLYEKTLALVGIGGIGSAIAARALPFGMRVRAFRRTAAPSPIHGVEIAPTLDDLLATADHLVLVTPATAETRGIIGERALRVVKPGVHLVNVARGPLVDDEALRRALDDERVALASLDAVEPEPLPDGHWMYTHPRVHLSAHVSWNGPGGGDVLVGKFVANLRRMLAGEPLEGVVDVAAGY from the coding sequence GTGCGGGTGCTCGTCCACCTCGGCGACTCGTTCGCGGCGCAGATCGCGGAGGCCGTTCCCGGCGTCGAGACGATCGTGATCCCTACCGCCGATCCGATCGACCCGCAGCTTCGCGCCGACGCGCTGCTGACGCTGCCGTGGGGCACGCCGAACCTGGCCGAGGTCCTCGCCACCACCGGCGTGCGATGGATCCACACGGTCGGCACCGGCGTCGATCGCTTTCCCCTGGACGTCGTCGGCGATCGCCTCCTCACCTGCTCGCGCGGCGCGAGCGCCATCCCGATCGCCGAGTGGGTGCTCGCGCAGATGCTCGCGTTCGAGAAGAACCTCCCCGCGGAGTGGCTGCGCGCGTTCCCGTCGTCGTGGAACTTCCGGCCGACCATGGGCGGCCTGTACGAGAAGACGCTCGCGCTGGTCGGGATCGGCGGCATCGGCAGCGCGATCGCCGCGCGCGCGCTGCCGTTCGGCATGCGCGTGCGTGCCTTCCGGCGCACGGCGGCGCCGAGCCCGATCCACGGCGTCGAGATCGCGCCGACGCTGGACGATCTGCTCGCGACGGCGGATCACCTGGTGCTGGTCACGCCGGCCACGGCCGAGACGCGCGGGATCATCGGCGAGCGAGCGCTGCGCGTCGTGAAGCCCGGCGTCCATCTCGTGAACGTGGCGCGCGGCCCGCTCGTAGACGACGAGGCGCTCCGCCGCGCGCTCGACGACGAACGCGTGGCGCTGGCGTCGCTCGACGCGGTCGAGCCGGAGCCGCTGCCCGATGGGCATTGGATGTACACGCATCCCCGCGTCCACCTGTCCGCCCACGTGTCGTGGAACGGCCCCGGCGGCGGCGACGTCCTGGTCGGCAAGTTCGTCGCGAACCTGCGCCGAATGCTCGCCGGCGAGCCCCTCGAAGGCGTCGTCGACGTTGCGGCAGGATACTAG
- a CDS encoding MogA/MoaB family molybdenum cofactor biosynthesis protein — MSVEAHRAEGKRVIACAVLTVSDTRTVETDTSGARTGELLAAGGHTIVDRAILPDEPARVRRHVEALLGRPDVDAIFVNGGTGLAPRDTTYEAIAGLLEKRLDGFGEIFRMLSFQEIGAAAMLSRAVAGVARGKVVASMPGSTAAVELAMTKLLVPELGHMVKLARG, encoded by the coding sequence ATGTCGGTCGAGGCGCATCGCGCCGAGGGCAAGCGCGTGATCGCGTGCGCCGTCCTCACCGTGAGCGATACGCGGACGGTCGAGACCGACACGAGCGGAGCGAGGACGGGCGAGCTGCTCGCCGCCGGCGGCCACACGATCGTCGATCGGGCGATCCTCCCCGACGAGCCGGCGCGCGTCCGCCGACACGTCGAGGCGCTTCTCGGCAGGCCGGACGTCGACGCGATCTTCGTCAACGGCGGCACGGGGCTCGCACCACGCGACACCACCTACGAGGCGATCGCCGGGCTGCTCGAGAAGCGGCTCGACGGCTTCGGCGAGATCTTTCGCATGCTGTCGTTCCAGGAGATCGGCGCCGCTGCGATGCTGTCGCGCGCCGTCGCGGGCGTCGCACGCGGCAAGGTCGTCGCCTCGATGCCGGGATCGACCGCCGCCGTCGAGCTCGCGATGACGAAGCTCCTGGTCCCCGAGCTCGGCCACATGGTGAAGCTCGCGCGGGGCTGA
- a CDS encoding MoaD/ThiS family protein, with amino-acid sequence MTVRLRVFAILRERLGASEIERTAGPRTTVGAIWRAVVAEHPEVARVRVRFAVKEAYVDADYRPKDGDEVAVFPPVSGGA; translated from the coding sequence GTGACCGTCCGCCTGCGCGTCTTCGCGATCCTCCGCGAGCGGCTCGGCGCGTCCGAGATCGAGCGCACCGCGGGGCCCCGGACGACGGTGGGCGCGATCTGGCGCGCGGTCGTCGCCGAGCATCCCGAGGTCGCGCGCGTGCGCGTCCGCTTCGCCGTGAAGGAAGCCTACGTCGACGCCGACTACCGCCCGAAGGACGGCGACGAGGTGGCGGTGTTCCCGCCCGTGTCGGGAGGCGCCTAG
- a CDS encoding molybdenum cofactor biosynthesis protein MoaE, with translation MFRIVKRRIDLRALDAAVRHPRAGAIVTFVGTTRSENVGRRVRRLEYEAFVSMATKEMRALAAQAKKRWPLRKVAMVHRLGVVPVGEASVAIAVSAGHRREAFEACHWLIDRLKEIVPIWKKEHYHGGEVWIGVQQGGPAPRSS, from the coding sequence GTGTTCCGGATCGTGAAGCGACGGATCGACCTCCGGGCGCTCGATGCCGCGGTCCGCCATCCGCGCGCGGGTGCGATCGTCACGTTCGTCGGGACGACGCGGAGCGAGAACGTCGGCCGTCGGGTCCGGCGGCTCGAGTACGAAGCGTTCGTCTCGATGGCGACGAAGGAGATGCGCGCGCTCGCCGCCCAGGCGAAGAAGCGCTGGCCGCTGCGCAAGGTGGCGATGGTGCATCGCCTCGGCGTCGTGCCGGTCGGCGAGGCGAGCGTCGCGATCGCCGTCTCGGCGGGCCATCGCCGCGAGGCGTTCGAGGCGTGCCACTGGCTCATCGACCGCCTGAAGGAGATCGTGCCCATCTGGAAGAAGGAGCACTATCACGGTGGCGAGGTGTGGATCGGCGTGCAGCAGGGCGGTCCCGCGCCGCGCTCGAGCTAG
- a CDS encoding polyphosphate kinase 2 family protein, whose protein sequence is MPKKDPDVRRAGEIAERFVKPFRVTKGKHFRLKDIDPGDTRGLDIGKKKANETLARGIEVLKTQQDMLYAQDRWGVLLVFQAMDAAGKDGTIKHVMSGVNPQGCQVYSFKAPSNEELDHDFMWRSARCLPERGRIGIFNRSYYEEVLVVRVHKEILARQKLPPQLVSKHIWEERYEDIRGFEQYLARQGWVILKFFLHVSRAEQRKRFLERLQYPRKNWKFSAADVTERQYWKDYMQAYEDAIRATAAPHAPWFVVPADNKWFTRLVVAAAVVDALIDLDLHYPKVDRVQRAQLREARRALDKEA, encoded by the coding sequence ATGCCGAAGAAGGATCCGGATGTCAGGCGCGCAGGTGAGATCGCCGAGCGGTTCGTGAAGCCGTTCCGGGTGACGAAGGGCAAGCACTTTCGCCTGAAGGACATCGATCCGGGCGACACGCGCGGCCTCGACATCGGGAAGAAGAAGGCGAACGAGACGCTCGCCCGCGGTATCGAGGTGCTGAAAACCCAGCAGGACATGCTCTACGCACAGGATCGCTGGGGCGTGCTGCTGGTCTTCCAGGCGATGGACGCCGCCGGCAAGGACGGCACGATCAAGCACGTGATGTCGGGCGTGAACCCGCAGGGGTGCCAGGTCTACTCGTTCAAAGCACCGTCGAACGAGGAGCTGGACCACGACTTCATGTGGCGCTCGGCCAGGTGCCTCCCCGAGCGCGGCCGGATCGGGATCTTCAACCGGTCCTACTACGAGGAGGTGCTGGTGGTGCGCGTGCACAAGGAGATCCTCGCGCGCCAGAAGCTGCCGCCGCAGCTCGTGAGCAAGCACATCTGGGAGGAGCGCTACGAGGACATTCGCGGCTTCGAGCAGTACCTCGCGCGGCAGGGATGGGTGATCCTCAAGTTCTTCCTGCACGTCTCGCGCGCCGAGCAGCGCAAGCGCTTCCTCGAACGGCTCCAGTACCCCCGCAAGAACTGGAAGTTCTCGGCCGCCGACGTCACCGAGCGCCAGTACTGGAAGGACTACATGCAGGCCTACGAGGACGCGATCCGCGCGACGGCGGCGCCGCACGCGCCGTGGTTCGTCGTCCCGGCCGACAACAAGTGGTTCACGCGTCTGGTGGTGGCGGCGGCGGTCGTCGATGCGCTAATCGACCTCGACCTGCACTATCCCAAGGTCGACCGCGTGCAGCGGGCCCAGCTCCGGGAGGCCCGCCGCGCGCTCGACAAGGAGGCCTAG
- a CDS encoding MgtC/SapB family protein: MTYVLEDWWRLLPGHAAPIALALVAIVCGAIVGAEREQREKPAGLRTLVLVCLGSAVFTMASFAFTTTTGDSGRVAAQIVTGIGFLGAGVILRESVGVTGTTTAASIWITAAMGMVVGAGRAGAGLGLALLIRATLVALHFVEEHRIAGLPPTLVAIAFDPNHGKTLIRIEQLLVAFDVAYEVVGTVEGSGDFARGRFLFRLPRRHQRDLLAQLAALPEVREIHEETPAV; the protein is encoded by the coding sequence GTGACCTACGTCCTCGAGGACTGGTGGCGCCTGCTCCCCGGTCACGCGGCGCCGATCGCACTGGCCCTCGTCGCGATCGTGTGCGGCGCCATCGTCGGCGCCGAACGAGAACAGCGCGAGAAGCCCGCCGGGCTGCGCACGCTGGTCCTCGTCTGTCTCGGGTCAGCCGTTTTCACGATGGCATCCTTCGCGTTCACCACTACGACCGGCGACTCCGGCCGCGTCGCCGCCCAGATCGTGACCGGCATCGGCTTTCTCGGCGCGGGCGTCATCCTGCGCGAGAGCGTCGGCGTCACCGGCACGACGACGGCCGCGTCGATCTGGATCACGGCGGCCATGGGCATGGTCGTCGGGGCGGGCCGGGCGGGCGCCGGCCTCGGCCTCGCGCTCCTGATCCGCGCGACGCTCGTGGCCCTGCATTTCGTCGAGGAGCACCGGATCGCAGGCCTGCCGCCCACCCTCGTCGCGATCGCCTTCGACCCGAACCACGGCAAGACGCTGATCCGGATCGAGCAGCTCCTGGTCGCGTTCGACGTCGCCTACGAGGTCGTGGGGACCGTGGAGGGATCGGGCGACTTCGCTCGGGGGCGCTTCCTCTTCCGCCTGCCACGCCGTCACCAACGCGATCTGCTCGCCCAGCTGGCCGCGCTTCCCGAGGTGCGCGAGATCCACGAGGAGACGCCGGCGGTCTGA
- a CDS encoding DUF4136 domain-containing protein, with protein MTRLPSVLVAALALALAACSQFTIRTGYDKSADFSHLHTYAWLPIDQAAPADQNVPDRLIDTQIRAAADDELTAKGYRSANGGPADFLLNYRLTTRAGEDLSADASPYGWGWWGWPGAEVTTYSEGTLYLGVIDPKAKRMIWLGAAEARIMPQMSISYEKRRERIFDAVDQILAKFPPQ; from the coding sequence ATGACACGACTGCCGTCCGTGCTCGTCGCCGCGTTGGCGCTCGCCCTCGCTGCCTGCAGCCAGTTCACGATCCGCACCGGCTACGACAAGTCGGCCGACTTCTCGCACCTGCACACCTACGCCTGGCTGCCCATCGATCAGGCGGCGCCGGCAGACCAGAACGTCCCGGATCGGCTCATCGACACGCAGATCCGCGCCGCGGCCGACGACGAGCTGACGGCGAAGGGCTATCGCAGCGCGAACGGGGGCCCAGCGGACTTCCTGCTGAACTATCGCCTCACGACGCGGGCCGGAGAGGATCTCAGCGCCGACGCGTCGCCGTACGGCTGGGGGTGGTGGGGGTGGCCGGGCGCCGAGGTGACGACCTACTCCGAAGGGACGCTCTACCTCGGCGTGATCGACCCGAAGGCCAAGCGCATGATCTGGCTCGGCGCCGCCGAGGCGCGGATCATGCCGCAGATGTCGATCTCGTACGAGAAGCGGCGCGAGCGCATCTTCGACGCCGTCGACCAGATCCTGGCGAAGTTCCCGCCCCAGTGA
- a CDS encoding alpha/beta fold hydrolase, whose protein sequence is MALSIAVVLGAGCETPVGVRRVSPEQVQRVLTRSVLSSGKLSQSTKNVLYRRDLVERFDDDPDGALADLHALVVAGRENRDDVFALAELSFYHAGETGKRPYFLAASVYAYAFLFPGDGHTRPDPFDPRLRIAADLYNRGIAEGFAGPNHEVQIQEGSYQLPFGWLDVHVDPTGLVWGSRRLVHFTSVADLDVRGLQTRYRWPGIGAPLGASTEPLDREKGYADFVEPWAKVAVTALLRIDHARQQLGQPRIDATLALVTPDRAEAFDPGTGKPVPIEVESTANLAYTLAESPVWAQELKGFLQGAGLIDEKTQLAALAPYRPGRVPVVLVHGTASSAGRWAQMVNELSNDPRLRDRVQFWLFSYNTGNPILYSAMLLRDSLAGAVAQLDPEGKDPALRHMIVIGHSQGGLLTKLTAVDSGNVFWDGVSNKPFDQVNLSPNARAFLARSMFVEPLPFVTRVVFIATPHRGSYFAGNWLSHYAARFITFPLDVTHTVTDVMRQNPDLATARSFGRVATAVDNMTPGSRFAKSISSLSVVPGVKAHSIIAVQGDGPVEEGHDGIVAYQSAHIDGVESELVVKSGHSCQDNPHTIEEVRRILVEHLATP, encoded by the coding sequence AGGCGCGTCTCACCCGAGCAGGTCCAGCGCGTCCTCACGCGCAGCGTGCTCTCGAGCGGCAAGCTCAGCCAGTCCACGAAGAACGTCCTCTACCGACGCGATCTCGTCGAGCGGTTCGACGACGACCCCGACGGCGCGCTCGCGGACCTGCACGCGCTGGTCGTGGCCGGGCGCGAGAACCGCGACGACGTCTTCGCGCTGGCGGAGCTCTCCTTCTACCACGCCGGAGAGACCGGCAAGCGCCCCTACTTCCTGGCGGCGTCGGTGTACGCCTACGCGTTCCTCTTCCCCGGCGACGGCCATACGCGGCCGGATCCGTTCGATCCGCGCCTTCGCATCGCCGCCGATCTCTACAACCGCGGGATCGCCGAGGGCTTCGCCGGACCGAACCACGAGGTGCAGATCCAGGAAGGCAGCTACCAGCTCCCGTTCGGCTGGCTCGACGTCCATGTCGATCCGACCGGGCTCGTCTGGGGCAGCCGCCGGCTCGTCCACTTCACGTCGGTCGCCGATCTCGACGTGCGCGGATTGCAGACGCGGTATCGATGGCCCGGAATCGGGGCGCCGCTCGGCGCCAGCACCGAGCCGCTCGATCGCGAGAAGGGCTACGCGGATTTCGTCGAGCCGTGGGCGAAGGTCGCCGTCACCGCGCTGCTACGCATCGACCACGCGCGCCAGCAGCTCGGCCAGCCCCGCATCGATGCGACCCTCGCGCTGGTGACGCCGGACCGCGCCGAGGCGTTCGACCCGGGTACGGGAAAGCCCGTGCCGATCGAGGTCGAGTCGACGGCGAACCTCGCCTACACGCTCGCAGAGTCGCCGGTCTGGGCGCAGGAGCTGAAGGGCTTCCTGCAGGGCGCCGGCCTCATCGACGAGAAGACCCAGCTCGCCGCGCTGGCGCCCTATCGTCCGGGCCGCGTGCCGGTCGTGCTCGTGCACGGCACGGCGTCGAGCGCGGGCCGCTGGGCGCAGATGGTGAACGAGCTGTCGAACGATCCGCGCCTGCGCGATCGCGTGCAGTTCTGGCTGTTCAGCTACAACACCGGCAACCCCATCCTCTACTCCGCGATGCTGCTCCGCGACTCGCTCGCCGGCGCCGTTGCGCAGCTCGATCCCGAGGGGAAAGACCCCGCGCTTCGCCACATGATCGTGATCGGCCACAGCCAGGGCGGGCTCCTGACGAAGCTCACCGCGGTCGACAGCGGGAACGTCTTCTGGGACGGCGTCTCGAACAAGCCCTTCGACCAGGTCAACCTCAGTCCGAATGCGCGCGCGTTCCTCGCGCGATCCATGTTCGTGGAGCCCCTGCCTTTCGTGACGCGCGTCGTGTTCATCGCGACGCCGCACCGCGGGAGCTACTTCGCCGGCAACTGGCTCAGCCACTACGCCGCCCGGTTCATCACCTTCCCTCTCGACGTCACGCACACGGTGACCGACGTCATGCGGCAGAACCCCGACCTCGCCACGGCAAGGTCCTTCGGGCGCGTGGCGACCGCGGTCGACAACATGACGCCCGGCAGCCGCTTCGCGAAGTCGATCTCGTCCCTCTCGGTCGTGCCTGGCGTCAAGGCACACTCCATCATCGCCGTGCAGGGCGACGGTCCGGTCGAGGAGGGCCACGACGGCATCGTCGCGTACCAGAGCGCGCACATCGACGGCGTCGAGTCCGAGCTGGTCGTGAAGTCGGGTCACTCCTGCCAGGACAACCCGCACACGATCGAGGAGGTGCGCCGCATCCTCGTCGAGCACCTCGCCACTCCGTGA